In the Ramlibacter tataouinensis TTB310 genome, one interval contains:
- the ureC gene encoding urease subunit alpha has translation MARIARQAYAEMFGPTTGDRVRLADTDLLVEVEDDYTLRAGGYGEEAKFGGGKTIRDGMAQSQRTRAEGAMDTVLTNALILDHWGIVKADIGLKGGRIAAIGKAGNPDTQPGVDIVIGPGTEIISCEGAIVTAGGIDSHIHFICPQQIEEALASGITTMFGGGTGPATGTFATTCTPGSWNMERMLQAADAFPINLGFMGKGNASLPQALREQVAAGAIGLKLHEDWGTTPSAIGNCLDVADEMDIQVAIHSDTLNESGFVEDTIAATKGRGICAFHTEGAGGGHAPDILRVVGEANFLPSSTNPTMPYTVNTLDEHVDMLMVCHHLDPAIAEDLAFAESRIRKETIAAEDILHDLGAISMMSSDSQAMGRVGEVILRTWQTAHKMKQQRGALEGDGPRNDNFRARRYVAKYTLNPAIAHGISHEVGSVEPGKWADLVVWKPAFFGIKPSLILKGGFIAMAAMGDANASIPTPQPVHYRPMFGSFGGALAKGALTFVSQAALAAGVPERFGLRKTIGVARDIRAVRKQHMVHNGWLPKMEIDPQTYTVRADGQLLTCKPASVLPMAQRYFLF, from the coding sequence ATGGCCAGGATCGCGCGCCAGGCCTATGCCGAGATGTTCGGCCCCACCACCGGCGACCGCGTCCGGCTGGCCGACACCGACCTGCTGGTCGAGGTCGAGGACGACTACACGCTGCGCGCCGGCGGCTATGGCGAGGAAGCCAAGTTCGGCGGCGGCAAGACCATTCGCGACGGCATGGCGCAGTCGCAGCGCACGCGGGCCGAAGGGGCCATGGATACCGTGCTGACCAATGCCCTCATCCTGGACCACTGGGGCATCGTCAAGGCCGACATCGGCCTGAAGGGCGGGCGCATCGCCGCCATCGGCAAGGCCGGCAACCCCGACACCCAGCCGGGCGTGGACATCGTGATCGGGCCGGGCACCGAGATCATCAGCTGCGAGGGCGCCATCGTCACCGCAGGCGGCATCGACAGCCACATCCACTTCATCTGCCCGCAGCAGATCGAGGAGGCGCTGGCGTCCGGCATCACCACCATGTTCGGCGGCGGCACCGGACCGGCCACCGGCACCTTCGCCACCACCTGCACGCCCGGCTCCTGGAACATGGAGCGCATGCTGCAGGCCGCCGACGCCTTTCCCATAAACCTGGGCTTCATGGGAAAGGGCAACGCCAGCCTGCCGCAGGCGCTGCGCGAGCAGGTGGCCGCCGGCGCCATCGGGCTGAAGCTGCACGAGGACTGGGGCACCACGCCCTCGGCCATCGGGAACTGCCTGGATGTGGCCGACGAGATGGACATCCAGGTAGCCATCCATTCGGACACGCTCAACGAGTCCGGCTTCGTGGAGGACACCATCGCGGCCACGAAGGGACGCGGCATCTGCGCATTCCACACCGAGGGCGCGGGCGGCGGGCATGCGCCGGACATCCTGCGCGTGGTGGGCGAGGCCAACTTCCTGCCCTCCTCCACCAACCCCACCATGCCGTACACCGTGAACACGCTGGACGAGCACGTGGACATGCTGATGGTGTGCCACCACCTGGATCCCGCCATCGCCGAGGACCTGGCCTTCGCCGAGAGCCGCATCCGCAAGGAGACCATCGCGGCCGAGGACATCCTGCACGACCTGGGCGCGATCAGCATGATGTCCAGCGACAGCCAGGCCATGGGGCGCGTCGGCGAGGTCATCCTGCGCACCTGGCAGACCGCGCACAAGATGAAGCAGCAGCGCGGCGCGCTGGAAGGCGATGGCCCACGCAATGACAACTTCCGCGCCAGGCGCTACGTCGCCAAGTACACCCTCAACCCCGCCATCGCCCACGGCATCAGCCACGAGGTGGGCAGCGTGGAGCCGGGCAAATGGGCCGACCTGGTGGTGTGGAAGCCGGCCTTCTTCGGCATCAAGCCGTCGCTCATCCTCAAGGGCGGCTTCATCGCCATGGCGGCCATGGGCGACGCCAACGCCTCCATCCCCACGCCGCAGCCGGTGCACTACCGGCCCATGTTCGGCAGCTTCGGCGGCGCGCTCGCCAAGGGCGCCCTCACCTTCGTCTCCCAGGCGGCGCTGGCCGCCGGCGTGCCCGAGCGCTTCGGCCTGCGCAAGACCATCGGCGTGGCCAGGGACATCCGCGCCGTGCGCAAGCAGCACATGGTCCACAACGGCTGGCTGCCGAAGATGGAGATCGACCCGCAGACCTACACGGTGCGCGCCGACGGCCAGCTGCTGACCTGCAAACCCGCCTCCGTGCTGCCGATGGCGCAGCGCTACTTCCTGTTCTGA
- the gmk gene encoding guanylate kinase, translated as MDYPGNLFVVAAPSGAGKSSLVKALLELDSRVQPSVSHTTRPPRGQEKHGREYYFVSTQEFDTMVLADAFVEWAHVHGQRYGTSKKAIEERIAQGSDVILEIDFQGALQIKRIFANAVLVFILPPSWEELRSRLERRGEDAPEVIELRLANAAKEMAQVGEFDFVIINELFERALFDLKAIVHAQRLKVSAQRRARADTFKALNII; from the coding sequence ATGGACTATCCCGGAAACCTGTTCGTCGTCGCCGCCCCCAGCGGCGCCGGCAAGTCCAGCCTGGTCAAGGCCCTGCTGGAGCTGGACTCGCGGGTGCAGCCCTCGGTCTCCCACACCACCCGGCCTCCGCGCGGGCAGGAAAAGCACGGCCGGGAGTACTACTTCGTCTCGACCCAGGAATTCGACACCATGGTGCTGGCCGACGCCTTCGTCGAATGGGCGCACGTGCACGGCCAGCGCTACGGCACCTCCAAGAAGGCGATCGAGGAGCGCATCGCCCAGGGCTCGGACGTGATCCTGGAGATCGACTTCCAGGGCGCGCTGCAGATCAAGCGCATCTTCGCCAACGCGGTGCTGGTGTTCATCCTGCCGCCCAGCTGGGAGGAACTGCGCTCGCGGCTGGAGCGCCGGGGCGAGGATGCCCCCGAGGTGATCGAGCTGCGGCTGGCCAACGCGGCCAAGGAGATGGCCCAGGTCGGCGAGTTCGATTTCGTTATAATCAACGAGCTTTTCGAGCGCGCGCTGTTCGACCTCAAGGCGATCGTCCATGCGCAGCGCCTCAAGGTATCGGCCCAGCGCCGCGCCCGGGCCGACACCTTCAAGGCCCTGAACATCATCTGA
- a CDS encoding serine/threonine protein kinase: protein MSKVKPAPLPPDTVIGGYRVVRKLSAGGFGVVYLAVDNEGQQVAVKEYLPSSLATRGPGELLPQVQPEKLSLYRLGLKSFFEEGRALAQISHASVVSVLNFFRENETVYMVMNYLEGATLQDFIITARELKKQKVFRESTIRSLFDEILRGLRIVHQHKMLHLDIKPANIFITDDNKAVMIDFGAAREVLSKEGNFIRPMYTPGFAAPEMYRRDSSMGPWTDIYAIGACIYASMQGYPPNDAPQRLEKDRLALALSRLRGVYSDNLIEVVEWCMSLDPLSRPQSVFALQKELSREGERRYTKLTVGEKMRLQFDNMVTDTKKGVKRATGFGAKLK, encoded by the coding sequence ATGTCAAAGGTCAAACCAGCCCCCTTGCCACCGGACACCGTGATCGGCGGCTACCGGGTGGTGCGCAAGCTGTCCGCCGGCGGCTTCGGGGTGGTGTACCTGGCCGTCGACAACGAGGGCCAGCAGGTCGCCGTCAAGGAATACCTTCCCTCCTCGCTGGCCACCCGCGGCCCCGGCGAGCTGCTGCCGCAGGTGCAGCCGGAGAAGCTCTCCCTCTACCGCCTGGGCCTCAAGAGCTTCTTCGAGGAAGGGCGCGCGCTCGCGCAGATCTCGCATGCCTCCGTGGTGAGCGTGCTGAACTTCTTCCGCGAGAACGAGACCGTCTACATGGTGATGAACTACCTGGAGGGCGCGACCCTGCAGGACTTCATCATCACGGCCCGTGAACTGAAGAAGCAGAAGGTGTTCCGCGAATCGACCATCCGGTCGCTGTTCGACGAGATCCTGCGCGGCCTGCGCATCGTGCACCAGCACAAGATGCTGCATCTGGACATCAAGCCTGCCAACATTTTCATCACCGACGACAACAAGGCGGTGATGATCGATTTCGGCGCCGCGCGCGAGGTGCTGTCCAAGGAAGGCAACTTCATCCGGCCGATGTACACGCCCGGCTTCGCCGCGCCCGAGATGTACCGGCGCGACTCGTCCATGGGCCCCTGGACCGACATCTACGCCATCGGCGCCTGCATCTACGCCAGCATGCAGGGCTACCCGCCCAACGACGCGCCGCAGCGGCTGGAGAAGGACCGCCTGGCGCTGGCCCTGTCGCGCCTGCGCGGCGTGTACTCCGACAACCTGATCGAGGTGGTCGAGTGGTGCATGTCGCTGGACCCGCTGTCGCGTCCGCAGTCCGTGTTCGCGCTGCAGAAGGAGCTCTCGCGCGAGGGCGAGCGCCGCTACACCAAGCTCACGGTGGGCGAGAAGATGCGCCTGCAGTTCGACAACATGGTGACGGACACCAAGAAAGGCGTGAAGCGGGCCACCGGCTTCGGCGCCAAGCTGAAGTAA
- a CDS encoding PP2C family protein-serine/threonine phosphatase: protein MKFSIFQISRKGGREKNEDRMGYCYTRESGLFVLADGMGGHPEGEVAAQLALQTVSALYQREARPQVGDVTEFLAGAVMAAHHQIIRYASEKGMLDTPRTTLVAALLQGGAATWVHCGDSRLYVVRDGELLTRTRDHSYLEQHSAGVIQLERINRNILFTCLGSPVKPVFDVTGPVVLQQGDRILLCSDGLWGSLPDDVIVQHLSTKPVADAVPDLVEAALRSAGEGSDNVTVIALEWETPDAFESTHGVSTDSISEGVFASTIQAGVLDGMVEDLDDEAIERSIAEINEAIRRSAARKT, encoded by the coding sequence GTGAAGTTCTCCATCTTCCAGATCAGCCGCAAGGGCGGCCGCGAAAAGAACGAAGACCGCATGGGCTATTGCTACACGCGCGAGTCCGGGCTGTTCGTGCTGGCCGACGGCATGGGCGGCCACCCCGAGGGCGAGGTCGCGGCGCAGCTGGCGCTGCAGACCGTCTCGGCGCTGTACCAGCGGGAAGCGCGGCCCCAGGTGGGCGACGTCACCGAATTCCTGGCCGGCGCGGTGATGGCGGCCCACCACCAGATCATCCGCTACGCCAGCGAGAAAGGCATGCTGGACACGCCGCGCACCACGCTGGTGGCGGCGCTGCTGCAAGGGGGCGCGGCCACCTGGGTGCACTGCGGCGACTCGCGGCTGTACGTGGTGCGCGACGGCGAGCTGCTCACGCGCACGCGCGACCACTCCTACCTGGAGCAGCACAGCGCCGGCGTGATCCAGCTGGAGCGCATCAACCGCAACATCCTGTTCACCTGCCTGGGCTCGCCGGTCAAGCCGGTGTTCGACGTGACGGGGCCGGTCGTGCTGCAGCAGGGCGACAGGATCCTGCTGTGCTCGGACGGGCTGTGGGGCAGCCTGCCGGACGACGTGATCGTGCAGCACCTCAGCACCAAGCCCGTCGCCGACGCGGTGCCCGATCTGGTCGAGGCGGCGCTGCGCAGCGCCGGCGAGGGCTCGGACAACGTCACCGTGATCGCGCTGGAGTGGGAGACGCCCGACGCCTTCGAGTCCACCCACGGCGTGTCCACCGACAGCATCAGCGAAGGCGTGTTCGCCTCCACCATCCAGGCCGGCGTGCTGGACGGCATGGTGGAGGACCTGGACGACGAGGCCATCGAGCGCTCCATCGCCGAGATCAACGAGGCCATCCGCCGCTCGGCCGCCCGCAAGACCTAG
- the rph gene encoding ribonuclease PH: MTSFQRTTGRAADQLRPVRITRGFTIHAEGSVLIEFGQTRVLCTASVEEKVPPHKRGSGEGWVTAEYGMLPRATHTRGDREAAKGKQSGRTQEIQRLIGRSLRAVFDLKALGERTIHLDCDVLQADGGTRTAAITGAFVAAQDAVTKLMAQGKLAASPITGPVAAVSVGIVEGTPLLDLEYVEDVACDTDMNVVMTGAGHYVEVQGTAEGAAFTRAEMDELLRLAEKGIAELVGLQRRALSND, translated from the coding sequence ATGACCTCATTCCAAAGAACCACCGGCCGCGCCGCCGACCAGCTGCGGCCCGTGCGCATCACGCGGGGCTTCACCATCCATGCCGAAGGCTCGGTGCTGATCGAGTTCGGCCAGACCCGGGTGCTGTGCACCGCCTCGGTGGAGGAGAAGGTGCCGCCGCACAAGCGCGGCAGCGGTGAGGGCTGGGTCACGGCCGAATACGGCATGCTGCCGCGCGCCACCCACACCCGCGGCGACCGCGAGGCCGCCAAGGGCAAGCAGAGCGGCCGCACCCAGGAGATCCAGCGCCTGATCGGCCGCTCGCTGCGCGCCGTGTTCGACCTCAAGGCCCTGGGCGAGCGCACCATCCACCTGGACTGCGACGTGCTGCAGGCCGACGGCGGCACCCGCACCGCGGCCATCACCGGCGCCTTCGTCGCCGCCCAGGACGCGGTAACCAAGCTGATGGCCCAGGGCAAGCTGGCCGCCTCGCCCATCACCGGCCCGGTGGCCGCGGTCTCCGTCGGCATCGTCGAAGGAACGCCCTTGCTGGACCTGGAGTACGTGGAAGACGTGGCCTGCGACACCGACATGAACGTGGTGATGACCGGCGCCGGCCACTACGTGGAGGTGCAGGGCACGGCCGAGGGCGCGGCCTTCACCCGCGCCGAGATGGACGAGCTGCTGCGGCTGGCCGAAAAAGGCATCGCCGAGCTGGTCGGGCTGCAGCGCCGGGCGCTTTCCAACGACTGA
- the ureG gene encoding urease accessory protein UreG — MSTLHHIPNRTKPLPPLRVGIGGPVGSGKTTLLEMLCKAMRARWDLVAITNDIYTKEDQRLLTVSGALPAERILGVETGGCPHTAIREDASINLEAIDRMLGEFPEADIVFVESGGDNLAATFSPELSDLTIYVIDVAAGEKIPRKGGPGITKSDLFVINKTDLAPHVGADLAVMEADTRRMRKDRPYVMTNLKTLAGVDEVVAFIERKGLLVTA, encoded by the coding sequence ATGAGCACACTGCACCACATCCCGAATCGCACCAAGCCGCTGCCGCCCCTGCGCGTGGGGATCGGCGGCCCGGTGGGCTCGGGCAAGACCACCCTGCTGGAGATGCTGTGCAAGGCCATGCGCGCGCGCTGGGACCTGGTGGCCATCACCAACGACATCTACACCAAGGAAGACCAGCGCCTGCTCACCGTCAGCGGTGCGCTGCCGGCCGAGCGCATCCTGGGCGTGGAGACGGGCGGTTGCCCGCACACGGCCATCCGCGAGGACGCCTCCATCAACCTGGAGGCCATCGACCGCATGCTGGGCGAGTTCCCCGAAGCCGACATCGTGTTCGTGGAGTCCGGCGGCGACAACCTGGCGGCCACCTTCAGCCCCGAGCTGTCCGACCTGACCATCTACGTGATCGACGTGGCCGCCGGCGAGAAGATCCCGCGCAAGGGTGGCCCCGGCATCACCAAGAGCGACCTGTTCGTCATCAACAAGACCGACCTGGCGCCGCACGTGGGCGCCGACCTGGCGGTGATGGAGGCCGACACCCGGCGCATGCGCAAGGACAGGCCCTACGTGATGACCAACCTCAAGACGCTGGCCGGCGTGGATGAGGTGGTGGCCTTCATCGAGCGCAAGGGACTGCTGGTCACGGCCTGA
- the rpoZ gene encoding DNA-directed RNA polymerase subunit omega, with product MARITVEDCLQKIPNRFQLVLAATYRARMLSQGHAPKIESKNKPGVTALREIAEGKVGLEMLKKVPG from the coding sequence ATGGCCCGCATCACCGTCGAAGACTGCCTGCAGAAGATCCCCAACCGCTTCCAGCTGGTGCTGGCTGCGACCTACCGCGCTCGCATGCTCAGCCAGGGCCACGCGCCCAAGATCGAGAGCAAGAACAAGCCGGGCGTCACGGCCCTGCGCGAGATCGCCGAAGGCAAGGTCGGCCTGGAGATGCTCAAGAAGGTCCCCGGCTGA
- a CDS encoding non-canonical purine NTP pyrophosphatase has product MLAPLGVQLVRQSELGVSEAEEPHRTFVENALAKARHAARVSGLPAIADDAGLCVDAFGGLPGVDTAYYATRFGYPKGDDHNVRALLEQMRDVENRRAALVSTLVALRSADDPEPLIAVGRAVGEITREPLGAHGFGFDPVMFIPSFGRTFAQLPPEVKNANSHRGRAARQMLQLMRERWFQGIAS; this is encoded by the coding sequence ATGCTGGCGCCGCTGGGGGTGCAGCTGGTGCGCCAGTCCGAGCTGGGCGTAAGCGAAGCCGAGGAGCCGCACCGCACCTTCGTCGAGAACGCCCTGGCCAAGGCGCGCCATGCCGCGCGCGTCAGCGGCCTGCCGGCTATCGCCGACGATGCCGGCCTGTGCGTGGATGCCTTCGGCGGCCTGCCGGGCGTGGACACGGCTTACTACGCCACCCGGTTCGGCTACCCCAAGGGGGACGACCACAACGTGCGCGCGCTGCTGGAGCAGATGCGCGACGTGGAGAACCGCCGGGCGGCCCTGGTCAGCACCCTGGTGGCGCTGCGCAGTGCCGACGACCCCGAGCCGCTGATCGCGGTGGGCCGGGCCGTGGGCGAGATCACGCGCGAGCCGCTGGGCGCCCACGGCTTCGGCTTCGACCCGGTGATGTTCATCCCTTCCTTCGGCCGGACCTTCGCCCAGCTGCCGCCCGAGGTGAAGAACGCGAACAGCCACCGCGGCCGGGCGGCGCGGCAGATGCTGCAGCTGATGCGCGAACGCTGGTTCCAGGGGATTGCCTCATGA
- a CDS encoding YicC/YloC family endoribonuclease, which yields MPVYSMTGYASAQHNGAQAPSGQEARATTGRLGLEIRSVNSRFLDLSFRLPEELRQHEPALRELLQGRLKRGKVEVRGGVEGGAGDAVADPGARLLQRLASLQDTVRSWLPEAPALGVADVLRLSAAQQAPAGDWGEAVQQLARQALDDLLASREREGARLAAMLLGHLEQLRALAGQARPLVPQLVEQQRARFLERWNEAMALGGGTGGAPATEAAQDRALAEATAFAIRIDVAEELTRLGAHLDEIERLVKKGGEVGKRLDFLIQELHREANTLGSKSAALELTRISVDMKVLVEQMREQVQNIE from the coding sequence ATGCCAGTTTACAGCATGACCGGTTACGCAAGCGCCCAGCACAACGGGGCGCAAGCGCCGTCCGGTCAGGAGGCCAGGGCCACCACCGGCCGCCTGGGCCTGGAGATCCGCTCGGTCAACAGCCGCTTCCTGGACCTCAGCTTCCGCCTGCCGGAAGAACTGCGCCAGCACGAACCGGCGCTGCGCGAACTTCTGCAGGGCCGCCTCAAGCGAGGGAAGGTCGAAGTCCGCGGCGGCGTCGAGGGCGGCGCAGGCGATGCGGTGGCCGATCCCGGCGCGCGCCTGCTGCAGCGGCTGGCCAGCCTGCAGGACACCGTGCGCAGCTGGCTGCCCGAGGCGCCGGCGCTGGGCGTGGCCGACGTGCTGCGGCTGTCGGCCGCGCAGCAGGCACCCGCCGGGGACTGGGGCGAGGCGGTGCAGCAGCTGGCACGGCAGGCGCTGGACGACCTGCTGGCATCGCGCGAGCGGGAGGGCGCGCGGCTGGCGGCCATGCTGCTCGGCCACCTGGAACAGCTGCGCGCCCTGGCTGGCCAGGCGCGGCCCCTGGTGCCGCAGCTGGTGGAGCAGCAGCGCGCGCGCTTCCTGGAGCGCTGGAACGAGGCCATGGCGCTGGGCGGCGGCACCGGCGGCGCCCCGGCCACGGAAGCGGCGCAGGACCGGGCCCTGGCCGAGGCCACGGCTTTCGCCATCCGCATCGACGTGGCGGAGGAACTGACGCGGCTGGGCGCCCACCTCGACGAGATCGAGCGCCTGGTCAAGAAGGGCGGCGAGGTCGGCAAGCGGCTGGACTTCCTGATCCAGGAGCTGCACCGCGAGGCCAACACCCTGGGCTCCAAGTCGGCCGCCCTGGAGCTCACGCGCATCTCGGTGGACATGAAGGTGCTGGTCGAGCAGATGCGCGAGCAGGTGCAGAACATCGAGTAG
- a CDS encoding urease accessory protein UreF yields MAATVTAGTSTGMGMTTATRTDAALLQLLWLASPALPVGGFSYSEGLEAAVEQGLVTGEASAGAWLADQLHLGLARADLSVLAQAVTAWREGDAARVAALDAWVRRTRETSELRLQTEQMGRSLLEWMKAVGADAADLPSPAPTYPVAFALAAGRSPAPLREIALAYAFGWAENMMQAAIKSVPLGQGAGQRILARLAAEIPAAVDQALALGDDDRQSFAPMLAILSARHEHQYSRLFRS; encoded by the coding sequence ATGGCGGCCACGGTCACGGCGGGCACCAGCACGGGCATGGGCATGACCACGGCCACGCGCACTGACGCCGCCCTGCTGCAGCTGCTGTGGCTGGCCTCGCCGGCCCTGCCGGTGGGCGGGTTCTCGTACTCCGAAGGGCTGGAGGCCGCCGTGGAACAGGGGCTGGTGACCGGCGAGGCCAGCGCGGGGGCGTGGCTGGCGGACCAGTTGCACCTGGGCCTGGCGCGGGCCGACCTGTCGGTGCTGGCGCAGGCGGTGACGGCCTGGCGCGAAGGCGACGCGGCTCGCGTGGCCGCCCTCGACGCCTGGGTGCGGCGCACGCGCGAGACCAGCGAGCTGCGGCTGCAGACCGAGCAGATGGGCCGTTCGCTGCTGGAGTGGATGAAGGCGGTGGGAGCGGACGCCGCCGACCTGCCCTCGCCCGCCCCCACCTACCCCGTCGCCTTCGCCCTGGCTGCCGGCCGCAGCCCCGCCCCGTTGCGCGAGATCGCCCTGGCCTACGCCTTCGGCTGGGCCGAGAACATGATGCAGGCCGCCATCAAGTCGGTGCCGCTGGGCCAGGGCGCGGGCCAGCGCATCCTGGCGCGCCTGGCCGCCGAGATCCCCGCCGCGGTCGACCAGGCCCTGGCCCTGGGCGACGACGACCGCCAGTCCTTCGCGCCCATGCTGGCCATCCTGTCGGCCCGGCACGAGCACCAGTACTCCCGTTTGTTCCGATCATGA
- the hemW gene encoding radical SAM family heme chaperone HemW, translating to MIDLQHYMRPGTLQLGALPPLSLYLHLPWCIRKCPYCDFNSHEMRATDMPEQRYLDALVADLESALPLVWGRTIHSIFIGGGTPSLFSPAAIDRLLGDVRARLRLEPDCEITLEANPGTFEKERFRGYRAAGVTRLSVGVQSFDDAHLKALGRVHDRAQAIAAVEEAAGAFGTFNLDLMYALPGQTLEQLDQDLTQALALAPPHLSVYHLTIEPNTYFAKFPPQVPPDDTAYAMLDRLTERTAAAGLGRYEVSAYARPGHACRHNLNYWQFGDYLGLGAGAHGKLSFAHRVVRQVRYREPRLYMERALAGQPIAQEDEVRRADLPFEFMLNALRLKDGFALRDFSERTGLPLTAIEGGLEEAQRRGLIERSLGHVRPTARGFDFLSDLQALFLPG from the coding sequence ATGATCGACCTGCAGCACTACATGCGCCCCGGCACGCTGCAGCTGGGCGCGCTGCCGCCGCTGTCGTTGTACCTGCACCTGCCCTGGTGCATCCGCAAGTGCCCGTACTGCGACTTCAATTCGCACGAGATGCGGGCGACCGACATGCCCGAGCAGCGCTACCTGGACGCCCTGGTCGCGGACCTGGAGTCGGCCCTGCCGCTGGTGTGGGGCCGCACCATCCACAGCATCTTCATCGGCGGCGGCACGCCCAGCCTGTTCTCGCCGGCCGCCATCGACCGGCTGCTGGGGGACGTGCGCGCCCGCCTGCGGCTGGAGCCGGATTGCGAGATCACGCTGGAGGCCAACCCCGGCACCTTCGAGAAGGAGCGCTTCCGCGGCTACCGCGCCGCCGGCGTGACCCGGCTGTCGGTGGGCGTGCAGAGCTTCGACGACGCGCACCTGAAGGCCCTGGGCCGGGTGCACGACCGGGCGCAGGCCATCGCCGCGGTGGAAGAGGCCGCCGGCGCCTTCGGCACCTTCAACCTCGACCTGATGTACGCGCTGCCGGGCCAGACGCTGGAGCAGCTGGACCAGGACCTGACCCAGGCGCTGGCCCTGGCGCCGCCGCACCTGTCGGTCTACCACCTCACCATCGAGCCCAACACCTACTTCGCCAAGTTCCCGCCGCAGGTGCCGCCGGACGACACCGCCTACGCCATGCTGGACCGCCTGACCGAGCGGACGGCGGCGGCCGGGCTGGGGCGCTACGAGGTGTCGGCCTATGCGCGTCCCGGCCATGCCTGCCGGCACAACCTCAACTACTGGCAGTTCGGCGACTACCTGGGGCTGGGCGCGGGCGCGCACGGCAAGCTGAGCTTCGCGCACCGCGTCGTCCGCCAGGTGCGCTATCGCGAGCCGCGGCTGTACATGGAGCGGGCGCTGGCCGGCCAACCGATCGCGCAGGAAGACGAGGTGCGCCGCGCCGACCTGCCGTTCGAGTTCATGCTCAATGCGCTGCGGCTGAAGGACGGGTTCGCGCTGCGCGACTTCAGCGAGCGCACGGGGCTGCCGCTGACGGCGATCGAAGGCGGCTTGGAAGAGGCGCAGCGCCGCGGGCTGATCGAACGGAGCCTGGGCCATGTGCGGCCCACCGCGCGGGGCTTCGACTTCCTGAGCGACCTGCAGGCGCTGTTTTTGCCGGGGTGA